A stretch of DNA from Planococcus antarcticus DSM 14505:
TAAAATCATTCCCGCGATCCAACCGATGATACCACCCATAATAAGATATAAAATAATACCCATTTTTTCCAGCTCCTTTTAATGTGATGTATAATTGCTACACTCTAGGTATAACCCCATTTAGTACAGTTGAAACATTAAAGGACAAAAAAATTATAAAAGATGTGCGCCTAAGGTAGTGGTGAAATGCCGCAAAGCCCAATCGTGTCCTGCCTGATCAAAGCTGGCGACGCCATTTTCATGGATGAAAATCGTGTATCCCTTATTGTAGGCATCGACTGCAGTGTGTAGCACGCAGATATCCGTACATACCCCAGCAATATGGATTTCTTCTATATTACGTTCACGCAGTAGCAATTCCAGATTGGTGCCGGCAAATGCACTGTATCTCGTTTTGTCCAACCATATGATGCGATTCGCATTTGCTTTATAGACCTCTGCGAGGCGACCGTAAAGCTCTCTTCCAGCAGTTCCTCTTATATTATGGGGAGGAAAAAGCTGCGCTTCTGGATGGAAGGCATCCTCTTTGTCGTGCAGATCGACTGGCATTACTACCAGTTCATCATCTTCCAAAAACTGTTCCGTCAATTTACAAATCGGTTCTTCAAGAGCTTGTCCAGGTTCTCCGCAGGTCAATGCGCCATTTTCTGCTACAAAATCCACCGTATAATCGACCACCAACAATGCTTTTTTCATTAACTCCACTCCTATTCTTTTTCTTGATTATAAACCATAAAATTCCGAAAGAAACAATGCTTGTCATGAGACTTTGTTTTCAGTATAATCAGACTATTAAGGGAGAAGGGGTGGTCCTGATGCAATACGAAAATGTTGAAAAGCTGAATAGACAAGCAATAATTTTTGTTGTTATTCATACATTGCTCATTTTAAATTTTGCTTTGGATTTCGGTTTTTTTATATGACTGGAACTATAAAACAGCCTATCCCAACTCAATGGGATAGGCTGTTTTACGGTGTGCCTCGTTTTAGGCGAACCAAAGAATCCTTGAGAATCCGCGATGCAGAGTCAAGTGAGACGCCCAGGATTTCCTGGATTTCTTCCAGGTTCTTATGCTTAACAGAATACAGGTAATGGACGTAGGCAAAACGGATATCACCCGAGCGCATTGGGGTGCCGACAAAAGAGGAAAGTGCTTCGGTATAATCTGACAGTGATCCCATCTGAAACATCGTGTATTCGTTTTTCACTTTGGATGATAGCAAGTAGGGTGTCCCACGGAATACCGCGCGTTCAATACCCTCAAGCATAACGGGAATCTCTTTGCCGTTAAATCCCAGGAGGCATTGGTAGCCATCCTTTTTCTCAACCGCCAAAGTCAATTTTCCGCTGCGGTCATCAAAATTCTCCACGTCAATCGTTACCATATCCCGCAGTCGAAGTCCACGAAGATATAAAATGAAAAGAATTTTGGCATTCAAGGACAACTGATCAGCTTCGAGCACTGACTCTTTCTTTTTCAGCAAATCTTCATAATCTAAATAGATATCAGATGGCGTCAAATCCAGTTTTTCACTGAATTTGAACTTGGGCATAAAATCGTTTGGAATACGACCAATCTGCCACATATAGTCAAACCACCTTCTGATATAAATGAGTTTTCGGTTTAATGTGCTGTCTTTAATGCCGGATGCATGCTGATCCATTAGAAATTGCTGGATATCGGAAGGGCGAATGTTATGTGGTTCCACCGGTTTTTTGTACGTATGCCTAAGAAAAGCGAAGAGCGAGCGAATCAATTGGACTTCATGAACAACTGTGTTCGGACTAATGCCGTTATCCAGTCGGAATTTCTCATAACCATAAGGCATTATGCGTCACCTCTTCTAAATAGATTTACGTAAATTATACCATTCATTCAAGTAAATAGAACGTGTTTTCCCTTACGAATCCTATCTAGAGTCTGTCATTTTGTGCTTGCGGATAGTTGAAGGCAACAGGAAAAACAGATCTCGTTGGATGTATATAATTTATGCAGATTAGGGTATGTTAATAAGGATGGGTAAATAGATGAAATAAAGGTGGATACCGATATGTTTAAAGAAGACAACGCAAAGATAAGAAGTCATATTCTTCAGGCAGTAGAGGGGATGACAGATGAAAAATTAAATCAAAAACCATCCGCGGAAGAGTGGTCACCTATTCAGATACTGGATCATCTTCAATTAATGGAAAATACGGTTGCGAAAGGTGTGTCGCATGAACTTAAGAAAGAAACGAGTGAAAAAGCTTTGAAAAAACCGATTGCTCTGACAGTTAGCCGGTCATTCAAAGTGGAAGCGCCAAAACAGGTTGTACCGACAGATGAATTCGTCACACTTACAGAAATGAAAGAACGCTTAAATGCCTCACATAATTTCCTGTATGAAGTATTTGGCCAGGCAACACATGAACAGCTCAAGCAAAAATCTATGGACCATCCAGTATTCGGTAAAGTTCCACTGATTCAATGGTTCCCATTTGTCGGTCTGCACGAAAAGCGCCATTTCAAGCAATTGGAGAAAACATTAAGTAAACTCGATTGATTCACAAGATAGTCATTTGAAAAACTTATCACATTGTATAATTTTAATGTAATTTACTTATGCTCTCACGTTCGGTATGATAGAAGAGGAGAAAAGCGCTGTCACGGGCCTTTTCAAAAGATTCAAAGGAGGAACACACACATGGCAAAGAGCAGTTTGCACAACAGCCGCACTTCTTTTGAGCTTAACGGCAAAACGTATAATTATTACCGTTTAGCTGCATTAGAAGAAGCAGGGATCGCTAAAGTATCACGCCTTCCTTATTCAATTAAAGTTCTATTGGAATCCGTATTGCGTCAGCACGACGGATATGTTATCAAAGATGAGCATGTTGAAGAATTAGCAAAATGGGGCAAGGATGTCAACAAAGAAGCAGAAGTTCCATTCAAGCCCTCACGCGTTATCCTTCAAGATTTCACAGGCGTACCAGTAGTCGTTGATTTGGCTGCACTTCGTTCAGCGATGGCAGAAATGGGTGGAGATCCAGACAAAATTAACCCTGAAATTCCAGTGGATCTTGTCATTGACCACTCGGTTCAAGTTGATAAATACGGCACTGAAGATTCACTCCGCATTAACATGGAGCTTGAGTTTGACCGCAATGCAGAGCGTTACCAGTTCCTTAGCTGGGCTCAAAAAGCTTACGACAATTATCGTGCAGTTCCACCTGCGACAGGTATCGTTCACCAAGTAAACCTTGAGTACTTGGCAAACGTTGTCCACGCAATTGAAAACACAGACGGTACATTCGAAACTTTTCCTGATACATTGTTCGGAACAGATTCACATACGACAATGATCAACGGAATTGGTGTTCTTGGATGGGGCGTTGGCGGCATTGAAGCTGAAGCCGGGATGCTCGGACAACCTTCATACTTCCCGATTCCTGAAGTTATCGGGGTTAAAATGACGGGTGAACTTCCAAACGGTGCAACTGCAACTGATTTGGCGTTGAAAGTGACACAAACTTTGCGTAAAAAAGGTGTAGTAGGTAAATTTGTTGAGTTCTTCGGTCCTGGTGTGACGACATTGCCACTTGCTGACCGCGCAACAATTGCCAATATGGCTCCAGAATACGGTGCAACTTGCGGATTCTTCCCAGTTGATGAAGAAGCACTTAATTATATGCGTTTGACTGCACGTGATGAAGACCAAATCGCTGTAACGAAGAAGTATTTGCAGGAGAACGATATGTTCTTCAAAGTTGAAAATGAAGATCCGATCTACACGGACCTTGTAGAAATCGATCTTTCTAAAATCGAACCAAACTTGGCAGGACCAAAACGTCCACAGGATTTGATTCCCTTGTCTCAAATGAAACCCGAGTTCAACAAAGCTGTAACAGGTGAAGAAGGGCCACACGGTTTTGCACTTGATGAAGCTGAAATCGAAAAAACAGCAACAGTCCAATTCAAAACCGGCAAAACTGCTGAAATGAAGACTGGTGCATTGGCAATTGCAGCTATTACATCTTGTACAAACACTTCTAACCCATACGTAATGTTAGGTGCTGGATTAGTAGCGAAAAAGGCAGTAGAAAAAGGATTAGTTCCACCTGCATACGTGAAAACCTCACTAGCTCCGGGATCTAAAGTTGTTACAGGTTACTTAAATGATTCTGGTTTATTGGATTACATGAATCAAATCGGCTTTAACTTAGTTGGCTACGGCTGTACAACGTGTATCGGTAACTCGGGTCCATTGCTTCCTGAAATTGAAGAAGCGATTTTAGACAACGATTTGCTGGTGTCATCTGTATTATCTGGTAACCGTAACTTTGAAGGGCGCATCCATCCGCTTGTGAAAGCTAACTACTTGGCTTCTCCAATGCTAGTTGTTGCTTATGCACTTGCTGGGACAGTGGATATCGACTTCGCAGTTGAACCAATCGGCACTGATAAAGAAGGCAAAGACGTTTTCTTTAAAGATATCTGGCCATCAACTGAAGAAATCAAAAAAGTCGTTAAAGACACAGTCACTCCAGAATTGTTCCGCAAAGAGTACGAGCATGTATTTAACGAGAACGAAGCTTGGAACGCGATTGAGACAAACGATGATTCTTTGTATGAGTTTGATGCTACATCAACTTATATCCAAAATCCGCCATTCTTTGAAGGTCTTGCAAAAGAGCCTGCTCCAATCCAAGCGTTATCTGACCTTCGTGTTGTTGCGAAATTCGCAGACTCGATCACGACTGACCATATTTCACCAGCTGGTGCGATTGGTAAAGATACGCCAGCAGGTCTATACCTTCGTGAAAACGGCGTCGAGCCTCGTAACTTCAACTCTTACGGATCTCGTCGTGGTAACCATGAAGTCATGATGCGCGGAACATTCGCGAATATCCGTATTCGTAACCAGGTAGCCCCAGGAACAACAGGCGGTTACACGACTTACTGGCCAACGGGCGAGACAATGGCGATTTACGATGCAGCGATGAAGTATCAGGAACAAGGCACTGGACTTGTTGTCTTGACTGGTAAGGATTACGGCATGGGCTCTTCACGTGACTGGGCGGCTAAAGGAACATTCCTTCTAGGCATCAAAACAGTTATCGCTGAAAGCTATGAGCGTATTCACCGTTCAAACCTAGTAATGATGGGCGTTCTACCGTTGCAATTCGTTAACGGCGAAAGCGCAGATTCTCTTGGATTGACAGGACACGAAACCATCAGCGTCAACTTGACTGATGACGTGAAACCACGCGACGTTCTTACTGTTACAGCTACTGCTGAAGATGGTAAAGTAACTGAGTTTAAAGTATTGGCACGTTTCGATTCCGAAGTGGAAGTAGATTATTTCCGCCACGGCGGCATCCTGCAAATGGTGCTTCGTAACAAATTACTTGAAGTATAAGAAAAGCAGAAGCGAACGTGTTGATCCAACAGTCTTAAGACCTACTGGTGAAGTGATGTATTTTTAGTCGCACAGCCAGTTATGACCTAAAATCAATTCGTTAGACGAGCTAGACAATAAATAATAAGCTAGGAATTAGAGTTTCTAAGCTATAAAAAAACTGCAAAAGGCTGCTGGGGATTTTCCTCAGCAGCCTTTTCTCTTACATCTAAAAACGAATATCTTGTATACTGGTAAAGAGGTGAAATAGACATGTACATAAGTGAAAAAGAAATTGAAATCCGTTACGCGGAAACCGATCAAATGGGGGTAGTTTATCATGCTAACTACATCATCTGGCTGGAAATCGGGCGTACTAAGCTGATTGAAGACTTAGGATTTACCTATGCAGGTATGGAGAAGGATGGTTATTTGTCTCCGGTGACTGATATTTCCATTCAATATAGAGCCGCTCTTCGCTACGGGGAAAAAGCCTTTATCCGTACGTGGGTAGAGGAACACGGACGCCTGCGTACCAAATACGGCTATGAAATTGTCCATGACGATGGTGCAATTGCCGCAACTGCGATCTCCGAGCATGTTGTCGTCAAAAAAGAGTCATTCCGACCGGTTTCAATCAAAAAAATCTATCCAGAATGGCATGAAAAATACGAAGAAATCAAAAGGCAGGCTGCTGATGGCGTTCGGAATTAAGCGAGACGAACTCGAACACTGGAAACAAGGGGTCATCGACGGAAAAATCTCGTTTTTGACCCATTACTGGGTGGATGACCGCTTTCCAGGCTGTAGTACGGTCACCAAAGTTGGCTGCTGCGACTTGGAAAAACTTGTTTCTTGGGGCAGGCAGTATGGATTACAGCCTGAATGGCTAGATTTGCGAGGGGATTATCCGCATTTTGACTTGTTCGGTGAGCGTCAACGAGCAATTTTGCGCCAAGAGGGCCAACTAGAGCAACTGAATAAATTGCAAAATAAAAAAGCATGAGCTATTCATGCTTTTTTATTTTGCATATGAATAATCAAGTTCGTGCAAGTCATCGTTCACACTGACCTGGAGATTATGTCCATCAAAATACCAGACATCGCTTTGTTCAATAAAATAGGTGACTTGGTCTTGTTCCAGTTGGACAGCCATTTCATGTGGCTGATCCTTGGTTACACCCAGTGAAAATCCTGGCTGTAGCTTGCTTGAACCACCATAACGGACAAAGAAGCGGACCGCTTCTCCTGATACCACTTCCATTTCTTCCTTAAACCAATTGAGTGCATCGTCACTAATGTTAATCTGCATGTCACACGTCCTTCCACTGTTTATAGCCAGTTGATTTTTGGTTCTGTGCCAGCACGAATACGGGCAATATTGGTGCGGTGGCGGAAGATGATGAATAACGCCAGAATATAAATGACAATCATGAACAAGTAGTCTCCTGTAAAGATTGCATAAATAGTTATGTAGATGATGAATACGACTGCCAGAATAATTGATGATAATGATACCATTTTAGTAATTTTTAATGCAATCAATAGCACAGCAACCGCCATGATGAACAACGGCCATTGATAGCCGAGCAAGATGCCGCCAGATGTGGCAACGGCTTTTCCACCTTTAAATTTAGCGAATACCGGATAAATATGGCCAATAACTGCAATGATGCCAAAAACCAAAGGATGGATATCGGTTGTGATATAAAGTGGAATCAGTGTAGCAGCCGTTCCTTTCAGAATGTCCAGCAGAGTGACGGCGATACCGGCTTTCTTGCCGAGTGTCCGGAATGTATTGGTAGCACCGAGGTTGCCGCTTCCTTTTGTTCGGATGTCTGTTTTGTAAAATAGTTTCCCGACCCATAAGGCAGACGGAATCGAGCCGAGGAGGTAAGCTAATAGAATGGGAAGCAGTATAGTCATTATGAACTCCTTTAGAACAACCTTATTTTGTAGTTTCAGTTTACCATGACTGATGTTCTTTGAACAATAGACGGCGAATTATTCAACAGGCAGGACGAAATCGTGTATGATAGAATAAAAAGGACAGGTGATCATCTTGAACAATCCGAGCCGCAAAGAAATCAAGAATGTACTCGATCATGCGAAAACCATTGCCGTAATCGGTCTTAGCCCAAATCCTAGCAGAACTTCCTATATCGTATCAGAATCTATGCAACGGGCAGGTTACCGCATCATTCCGGTTAATCCACGGGCAGATACTGTACTGGGTGAAAAAAGTTACGCTTCTTTGAGTGACATTCCAGAAAAAGTGGATATCGTCAACGTTTTCCGGCGCAGTGAGTTTCTGGAGGGTATCGCCGATGAGTTCATAAAAATCGATTGTCCAGTATTTTGGACACAATTAAATGTGGTTGATGAGAACGTATTTAATCGGTTGGCTGATGTGGGATATACAGTCATAATGGACCGTTGCATCAAAGTGGAACACGCCATCCTGAAATAAGGCAATACCGCAAAAGGGCGCCCAGCGCTCTTTTTCTATGAAGTTTGACAGATAGACAAGAAATAGAATACGATAAAGAGAGAGAAAAAAGCGAACAAACGTTTGTTGGAGGGAATTAAATGGCTAAAATTCAAAATACGGCATACAACGAAGAAGCGATTCAAGTACTCGAAGGCTTAGATGCTGTCAGGAAACGGCCAGGGATGTACATCGGTTCGACGGATACACGTGGACTTCACCATTTGGTCTATGAAATTGTCGATAACTCTGTCGATGAAGCACTTGCAGGCCACGGAGATAAAATCACCGTTACCATTCAGGATGACAATAGCATCAGTGTCCGGGATTACGGTCGCGGCATGCCAACGGGAATGCACCGCAGTGGCAAACCCACACCGGAAGTGATTTTGACGGTTCTGCATGCCGGCGGGAAATTCGGGCAGGGCGGCTACAAGACAAGCGGAGGTCTTCACGGCGTCGGCGCATCTGTCGTCAATGCACTGTCTAAATTTTTGGAAGTGACGATTTTCCGAGATGGCAAAAAATACCGCCAGCGCTTTGAAAATGGCGGCAAACCGGACACGACATTGGAAGAAATTGGTTCGACAAAAGAAAGTGGCACGTTAATCCACTTTTTGCCGGACGAAACCATTTTTTCAGTGTCCAAATACAATTACGAGACCCTTTCGGAACGCCTGCGTGAATCTGCTTTCTTGTTGAAAGGACTGAAGATTGAGCTATTCGATCAGCGAACAGAAGCCAAGGATGTTTTTCATTACGAAACGGGAATTGAAGCTTTTGTTGCCTATCTCAATGAAGAAAAAGATGTGCTTCATCCAGTGGCCTATATTGAAGGTCAACAGGACGAAATGGAAATCGAGTTTTCTTTCCAATTTAACGATGGCTATTCCGAAACAATTCTATCGTTTGTTAACAACGTCCGGACCCGTGACGGCGGTACGCATGAAACCGGCGCGAAAGCGGCCATGACAAGAGTTTTCAATGATTATGCGCGAAAAATTAACTTGTTGAAAGACAAAGACAAGAACATAGAAGGCTCTGACATCCGAGAAGGTTTGGCGGCAATTATTTCTGTTCGCATCCCTGAAGCGATGCTGCAATTTGAAGGGCAGACGAAAAGCAAGCTGGGTACAAGCGAAGCGCGAAGCATTGTCGATTCGGTTGTTTCTCAGAAATTGATGTACTTCCTGGAAGAAAACGCAGATCTCAGCGCTTCTCTCGTACGAAAAGCAATCCGGGCATCACAGGCCCGATTGGCTGCCCGAAAAGCACGGGAAGATGCGCGAAACGGCAAAAAACGCAAGAAATCGGATGCACTGTTGTCCGGTAAATTGACACCTGCCCAATCACGCAACGCCTCGAAAAACGAATTATACTTGGTGGAGGGAGATTCGGCTGGTGGTTCTGCCAAACAGGGACGCGACCGGACATTCCAGGCAATCCTGCCGCTACGCGGGAAAGTCGTCAACACCGAAAAAGCGAAACTTGAAGAAATCATGAAAAATGAAGAAATTTCGACCATCATTCATGCTATTGGCGGAGGGGTTTCTTCTGACTTTTCAATTGACGACATCGCCTACAATAAAATCATCATCATGACTGATGCGGATACCGATGGAGCGCATATTCAAGTGCTGTTGCTGACATTCTTCTTCCGTTATATGAAGCCATTAATCGAAGCGGGCAAAGTGTTTATCGCATTGCCGCCGCTCTACAAAGTTTCCAAAGGAGTTGGCAAAAAAGAAATCATCGATTACGCCTGGACAGAAGCAGATTTGGATGCCTCCATCAAAAAAGTCGGCAAAGGCTATATGCTGCAGCGTTACAAAGGTTTGGGTGAGATGAACGCAGACCAGTTATGGGAAACCACCATGAACCCGGAGACCCGTACGCTGATTCGCGTTACGATTGAAGACAGTGCACGCGCAGAACGTGGCATTACAACATTAATGGGTGATAAAGTGGAACCAAGACGCCGCTGGATTGAAAACAATGTCGACTTTGGACTGGAAGATGATAGCAATATACTAGAAAATGATTTGATTCACGCTGAGGAGGAAATTGTATGACACAAACCGAAAGATACCAAGATTTGCCACTCGAAGAAGTAATCGGCGATCGGTTTGGCCGTTACAGCAAATACATTATCCAGGACCGGGCGCTGCCGGATGCCCGTGA
This window harbors:
- a CDS encoding HesB/YadR/YfhF family protein; amino-acid sequence: MQINISDDALNWFKEEMEVVSGEAVRFFVRYGGSSKLQPGFSLGVTKDQPHEMAVQLEQDQVTYFIEQSDVWYFDGHNLQVSVNDDLHELDYSYAK
- a CDS encoding CoA-binding protein, giving the protein MILNNPSRKEIKNVLDHAKTIAVIGLSPNPSRTSYIVSESMQRAGYRIIPVNPRADTVLGEKSYASLSDIPEKVDIVNVFRRSEFLEGIADEFIKIDCPVFWTQLNVVDENVFNRLADVGYTVIMDRCIKVEHAILK
- the plsY gene encoding glycerol-3-phosphate 1-O-acyltransferase PlsY is translated as MTILLPILLAYLLGSIPSALWVGKLFYKTDIRTKGSGNLGATNTFRTLGKKAGIAVTLLDILKGTAATLIPLYITTDIHPLVFGIIAVIGHIYPVFAKFKGGKAVATSGGILLGYQWPLFIMAVAVLLIALKITKMVSLSSIILAVVFIIYITIYAIFTGDYLFMIVIYILALFIIFRHRTNIARIRAGTEPKINWL
- a CDS encoding acyl-CoA thioesterase, which codes for MYISEKEIEIRYAETDQMGVVYHANYIIWLEIGRTKLIEDLGFTYAGMEKDGYLSPVTDISIQYRAALRYGEKAFIRTWVEEHGRLRTKYGYEIVHDDGAIAATAISEHVVVKKESFRPVSIKKIYPEWHEKYEEIKRQAADGVRN
- the acnA gene encoding aconitate hydratase AcnA → MAKSSLHNSRTSFELNGKTYNYYRLAALEEAGIAKVSRLPYSIKVLLESVLRQHDGYVIKDEHVEELAKWGKDVNKEAEVPFKPSRVILQDFTGVPVVVDLAALRSAMAEMGGDPDKINPEIPVDLVIDHSVQVDKYGTEDSLRINMELEFDRNAERYQFLSWAQKAYDNYRAVPPATGIVHQVNLEYLANVVHAIENTDGTFETFPDTLFGTDSHTTMINGIGVLGWGVGGIEAEAGMLGQPSYFPIPEVIGVKMTGELPNGATATDLALKVTQTLRKKGVVGKFVEFFGPGVTTLPLADRATIANMAPEYGATCGFFPVDEEALNYMRLTARDEDQIAVTKKYLQENDMFFKVENEDPIYTDLVEIDLSKIEPNLAGPKRPQDLIPLSQMKPEFNKAVTGEEGPHGFALDEAEIEKTATVQFKTGKTAEMKTGALAIAAITSCTNTSNPYVMLGAGLVAKKAVEKGLVPPAYVKTSLAPGSKVVTGYLNDSGLLDYMNQIGFNLVGYGCTTCIGNSGPLLPEIEEAILDNDLLVSSVLSGNRNFEGRIHPLVKANYLASPMLVVAYALAGTVDIDFAVEPIGTDKEGKDVFFKDIWPSTEEIKKVVKDTVTPELFRKEYEHVFNENEAWNAIETNDDSLYEFDATSTYIQNPPFFEGLAKEPAPIQALSDLRVVAKFADSITTDHISPAGAIGKDTPAGLYLRENGVEPRNFNSYGSRRGNHEVMMRGTFANIRIRNQVAPGTTGGYTTYWPTGETMAIYDAAMKYQEQGTGLVVLTGKDYGMGSSRDWAAKGTFLLGIKTVIAESYERIHRSNLVMMGVLPLQFVNGESADSLGLTGHETISVNLTDDVKPRDVLTVTATAEDGKVTEFKVLARFDSEVEVDYFRHGGILQMVLRNKLLEV
- the parE gene encoding DNA topoisomerase IV subunit B — its product is MAKIQNTAYNEEAIQVLEGLDAVRKRPGMYIGSTDTRGLHHLVYEIVDNSVDEALAGHGDKITVTIQDDNSISVRDYGRGMPTGMHRSGKPTPEVILTVLHAGGKFGQGGYKTSGGLHGVGASVVNALSKFLEVTIFRDGKKYRQRFENGGKPDTTLEEIGSTKESGTLIHFLPDETIFSVSKYNYETLSERLRESAFLLKGLKIELFDQRTEAKDVFHYETGIEAFVAYLNEEKDVLHPVAYIEGQQDEMEIEFSFQFNDGYSETILSFVNNVRTRDGGTHETGAKAAMTRVFNDYARKINLLKDKDKNIEGSDIREGLAAIISVRIPEAMLQFEGQTKSKLGTSEARSIVDSVVSQKLMYFLEENADLSASLVRKAIRASQARLAARKAREDARNGKKRKKSDALLSGKLTPAQSRNASKNELYLVEGDSAGGSAKQGRDRTFQAILPLRGKVVNTEKAKLEEIMKNEEISTIIHAIGGGVSSDFSIDDIAYNKIIIMTDADTDGAHIQVLLLTFFFRYMKPLIEAGKVFIALPPLYKVSKGVGKKEIIDYAWTEADLDASIKKVGKGYMLQRYKGLGEMNADQLWETTMNPETRTLIRVTIEDSARAERGITTLMGDKVEPRRRWIENNVDFGLEDDSNILENDLIHAEEEIV
- a CDS encoding site-specific integrase, encoding MPYGYEKFRLDNGISPNTVVHEVQLIRSLFAFLRHTYKKPVEPHNIRPSDIQQFLMDQHASGIKDSTLNRKLIYIRRWFDYMWQIGRIPNDFMPKFKFSEKLDLTPSDIYLDYEDLLKKKESVLEADQLSLNAKILFILYLRGLRLRDMVTIDVENFDDRSGKLTLAVEKKDGYQCLLGFNGKEIPVMLEGIERAVFRGTPYLLSSKVKNEYTMFQMGSLSDYTEALSSFVGTPMRSGDIRFAYVHYLYSVKHKNLEEIQEILGVSLDSASRILKDSLVRLKRGTP
- a CDS encoding cysteine hydrolase family protein, whose protein sequence is MKKALLVVDYTVDFVAENGALTCGEPGQALEEPICKLTEQFLEDDELVVMPVDLHDKEDAFHPEAQLFPPHNIRGTAGRELYGRLAEVYKANANRIIWLDKTRYSAFAGTNLELLLRERNIEEIHIAGVCTDICVLHTAVDAYNKGYTIFIHENGVASFDQAGHDWALRHFTTTLGAHLL
- a CDS encoding DinB family protein; translated protein: MFKEDNAKIRSHILQAVEGMTDEKLNQKPSAEEWSPIQILDHLQLMENTVAKGVSHELKKETSEKALKKPIALTVSRSFKVEAPKQVVPTDEFVTLTEMKERLNASHNFLYEVFGQATHEQLKQKSMDHPVFGKVPLIQWFPFVGLHEKRHFKQLEKTLSKLD